The following proteins are co-located in the Neodiprion virginianus isolate iyNeoVirg1 chromosome 6, iyNeoVirg1.1, whole genome shotgun sequence genome:
- the LOC124307590 gene encoding transmembrane reductase CYB561D2-like produces the protein MFAEKSTKIWMDLCLSITAHFLILAPSIYIVVLYAQTDYSLFVWHPTCLTVGCALLMTEAILAISGENLLLSKSSRVNRIRVHSLLHILGMVLMTVGFGVIIANKINNNSNHFTSDHGKLGLTAVIVAYVVALGGVSTSYSGLLSPRVSLASLKLVHGCCGIVAIILLFATLFTGLYKRSFPGSDLGVSLTISSYVVGLFIVLVKPLYTTLVRIRGIFT, from the exons ATGTTCGCCGAGAAAAGTACCAAAATTTGGATGGATCTCTGTCTGAGTATCACAGCCCACTTTCTGATCTTGGCGCCTTCCATCTACATCGTCGTCCTCTATGCACAGACCGACTACAGCCTCTTCGTCTGGCATCCGACATGTTTGACAGTTGGG TGCGCTCTGCTGATGACTGAGGCCATACTTGCAATATCGGGGGAGAATTTACTCCTCTCGAAAAGTTCGAGGGTAAATCGTATCAGGGTTCACTCGCTGTTACACATCCTGGGTATGGTGCTCATGACGGTTGGGTTCGGTGTCATCATAGCCAACAAGATAAACAACAACAGTAATCACTTTACATCGGACCATGGAAAGCTGGGTTTGACGGCGGTGATCGTCGCCTACGTCGTCGCCCTGGGCGGAGTTTCCACGTCGTATTCCGGGCTGCTGTCTCCGAGAGTGAGCCTTGCCAGCCTGAAACTTGTCCACGGCTGCTGCGGCATCGTCGCGATTATCCTGCTCTTCGCCACCCTCTTTACCGGCCTCTATAAGAGGTCGTTCCCCGGCAGTGACCTTGGCGTAAGCCTCACAATCTCCTCATACGTTGTCGGCCTATTTATCGTCCTGGTCAAGCCCCTCTACACGACGCTAGTTAGAATTCGCGGGATTTTCACATAG
- the LOC124307592 gene encoding transmembrane reductase CYB561D2-like, with product MTAEKGCINWLAIGFSCIVHLLFLIPAVYIVVLCAQLDYSLFIWHPACFTVGCCFLMTEAVLGVSGEAVLVKLMSRPGRIRLHWVLHILGLGLLAVGLGTVVANKMNHGSHHFKSDHARVGLAGPILSVIVTLNGVLCLNTEACFGKVSLVARKVIHSCLGIITMALLLAGQITGVYKGWWPGTETGRDLTVAAYIAGGVLLCAKPLYTTLLRMRTAICS from the exons ATGACCGCTGAAAAAGGTTGCATAAACTGGCTAGCGATCGGCTTTTCCTGCATCGTTCACCTTCTCTTCCTGATACCAGCTGTCTACATCGTTGTCCTCTGTGCCCAGCTCGATTATTCACTCTTCATTTGGCATCCCGCATGTTTCACGGTTGGG TGCTGTTTCCTGATGACCGAGGCTGTCCTCGGGGTTTCCGGAGAGGCCGTACTCGTCAAGTTGATGTCAAGACCAGGTCGCATCAGGCTTCATTGGGTCCTCCACATCCTGGGTCTAGGGCTGCTGGCGGTTGGTCTTGGGACAGTCGTTGCCAACAAGATGAACCACGGATCCCACCACTTCAAAAGCGACCATGCTCGCGTGGGCCTGGCGGGCCCCATATTGAGCGTTATCGTAACCCTGAACGGTGTTCTGTGCCTGAACACAGAGGCCTGCTTCGGTAAGGTGAGCCTTGTGGCCCGGAAGGTGATTCACAGTTGTTTGGGTATTATTACGATGGCCCTGCTGTTGGCCGGGCAAATAACCGGCGTCTATAAAGGGTGGTGGCCCGGGACAGAGACTGGCAGAGATTTAACCGTAGCCGCTTACATCGCCGGCGGAGTTCTCCTCTGCGCCAAGCCCCTTTACACGACGTTGTTGAGGATGCGGACGGCGATATGTTCTTGA